A single Arachidicoccus sp. BS20 DNA region contains:
- a CDS encoding sialate O-acetylesterase yields the protein MKKALLVLLLLFTVFISFAQLKLPALVSDSMILQRDQPVKIWGWNLNGKEVTVSFNNKVYKAKPDSNKKWLVTLAATKAGGPYTMKISTANDTVEIKNILFGDVWLCSGQSNMEFAMSRLIEKEAKDIAASANTNIREFHVNRQYSFTVKNNVTGKWKQANPANILRFSAAAYYMAKNLYEKYKIPIGIIHSSWGGTPAEAWTSVEGLKEFSYYIKRYNYFKDTANFNAAVKKDKEIKDNWYKKVRDNDSGFLSNGTTYANPAYDADKWKTLQVPSFWETQGLANVDGVVWARKDVFLSREQTQHKAVLDVGMIDDEDTTYFNGVKVGSSPNKYVPRRYTVPASLLRTGKNVIVVRIIDRNGYGGFIKDNPYRLTVGGKDISLEGAWKYAIGDSVAPLPSETFTVMPYQPAVLFNGMIAPLIPYTIKGFAWYQGEANSGKAAEYAKLLPALINDWRNRWQQGNLPFLIVQLANYMAVQTQPSEGGWAWIRESQLKVSQTVPNTALAVAVDIGETNTVHPLNKKEVGKRLALAAEKIAYHENTVVYSGPIYKSMKVEGNKIIVSFTNVGSGLIAKDGELKRFAVAGADKKFVWAKAKIENNKVIVWNDTISNPVAVRYAWANNPMGCNLYNKEGLPASPFRTDDWNK from the coding sequence ATGAAAAAAGCACTTCTGGTTTTGCTACTGCTTTTTACAGTATTCATTTCTTTTGCTCAATTAAAGTTGCCTGCATTGGTAAGCGACAGTATGATTTTGCAAAGAGACCAACCTGTAAAAATCTGGGGATGGAATTTAAACGGAAAAGAAGTAACAGTTTCGTTTAACAACAAAGTATATAAAGCAAAACCTGACAGCAATAAAAAATGGCTTGTAACGCTGGCTGCAACAAAAGCCGGCGGACCGTACACCATGAAAATAAGCACGGCAAATGATACTGTTGAAATAAAAAACATTCTGTTTGGTGATGTATGGCTTTGTTCAGGGCAAAGCAATATGGAATTTGCAATGAGCAGATTGATAGAGAAAGAAGCGAAAGATATTGCCGCTTCAGCCAATACAAACATCCGCGAGTTTCATGTAAACCGGCAATACAGTTTTACGGTAAAAAATAATGTTACGGGAAAATGGAAACAAGCCAATCCAGCAAACATTCTTCGGTTCAGCGCTGCCGCATATTACATGGCAAAGAACCTTTATGAAAAATATAAAATACCAATCGGTATTATTCACTCAAGTTGGGGCGGTACGCCTGCCGAAGCATGGACAAGCGTTGAAGGATTGAAAGAGTTTTCTTATTACATAAAGAGATATAACTATTTTAAAGACACGGCGAATTTCAATGCGGCTGTAAAAAAAGATAAAGAGATAAAAGACAATTGGTATAAAAAAGTTCGTGATAATGACAGCGGTTTTTTGAGTAATGGAACAACGTATGCAAATCCTGCTTACGATGCAGATAAATGGAAAACATTGCAGGTTCCGAGCTTTTGGGAAACGCAGGGGCTTGCGAATGTGGACGGAGTTGTTTGGGCAAGAAAAGACGTTTTCTTAAGCAGAGAGCAAACGCAGCACAAGGCTGTTCTCGATGTGGGCATGATAGATGATGAAGATACAACTTATTTCAACGGAGTAAAAGTAGGCAGTTCGCCAAACAAATATGTACCAAGAAGATATACCGTTCCTGCATCGCTGTTGCGCACAGGTAAAAATGTAATTGTCGTACGCATTATAGACAGAAACGGCTATGGCGGTTTTATAAAGGACAATCCTTATCGTCTTACAGTTGGCGGCAAAGATATTTCGTTGGAAGGCGCGTGGAAATATGCCATCGGCGATTCTGTTGCTCCTTTGCCGTCGGAAACATTTACGGTAATGCCTTATCAGCCTGCGGTATTGTTCAACGGAATGATTGCTCCTTTAATTCCTTACACCATCAAAGGTTTCGCTTGGTATCAGGGCGAAGCTAATTCAGGTAAAGCAGCAGAGTATGCCAAGTTGTTGCCTGCTTTGATTAACGATTGGCGTAATCGTTGGCAGCAAGGCAATCTTCCTTTTTTAATTGTGCAGCTGGCAAATTATATGGCAGTGCAAACGCAGCCGTCCGAAGGCGGTTGGGCATGGATAAGAGAATCGCAGTTGAAGGTTTCACAAACCGTTCCGAATACTGCGTTGGCGGTTGCTGTTGATATCGGCGAAACAAACACCGTGCATCCGTTGAATAAAAAAGAGGTCGGAAAAAGACTCGCATTAGCCGCCGAAAAAATTGCCTATCACGAAAATACTGTTGTATACAGCGGACCAATTTATAAATCCATGAAAGTAGAAGGTAATAAAATCATTGTATCATTTACCAATGTCGGCAGCGGATTAATTGCCAAAGACGGAGAGCTGAAACGCTTTGCTGTTGCGGGCGCAGACAAAAAATTTGTTTGGGCAAAAGCAAAAATCGAGAACAATAAAGTAATTGTATGGAATGATACAATAAGCAATCCTGTTGCAGTAAGATACGCTTGGGCAAATAATCCGATGGGCTGTAATTTATACAACAAAGAAGGGTTGCCCGCATCGCCGTTCAGAACGGACGATTGGAATAAATAA